The Cinclus cinclus chromosome 18, bCinCin1.1, whole genome shotgun sequence genome has a segment encoding these proteins:
- the MMP9 gene encoding matrix metalloproteinase-9, translating into MALLLAPLVVGLLAVSCCAAPLQGKPQAVVTFPGDLISTLPDLQLAERYLQRFGYTTEAEAKIGGRQVSLGKALLKMQKQLGLEETGELDAATLEAMRAPRCGVPDVGTFLTFEGDLKWDHMDLTYRVINYSPDLDRAVIDDAFRRAFQVWSDVTPLTFTQIYSGEADIMIMFGSQEHGDGYPFDGKDGLLAHAFPPGRGIQGDAHFDDDEFWTLGTGLVVKTRHGNANGAECHFPFIFEGRSYSRCTTEGRKDGLPWCATTSNYDKDKKYGFCPSELLYTNGGNSDGAPCVFPFVFDGTSYDTCTTDGRSDGYRWCATTSNFDQDKKYGFCPNRDTAVIGGNSQGDPCVFPFTFLGQSYSTCTSQGRQDGKLWCATTNNYDTDKKWGFCPDRGYSIFLVAAHEFGHSLGLDHSSVREALMYPMYSYIQDFQLHPDDVQGIQYLYGHGSGPKPTAPAPVPTEEPQPLPTKEPQPVPTEETQPMPTEAGSTSTTEEEEETTPEPTIGPIPVDPSRDACMEKNFDAITEINGELYFFKDGKYWTYSSFWKSGIQGAFSVADTWPGLPDTIDAVFQDLLTKRVFFFAGRQFWVFSGKSVLGPRGIEKLGIGKEAGRLSGALQRGRGKVLLFSGESYWRLDVKVQRVDKGYPRATDDVFTGIPLDARNVFLYQGKYHFCRGSFYWRMTPRYQVDRVGYVKYDILQCPQH; encoded by the exons ATGGCACTCCTCCTGGCCCCGCTTGTCGTCGGGCTGCTGGCCGTCTCCTGCTGTGCGGCCCCTCTCCAGGGCAAGCCGCAGGCGGTTGTCACCTTCCCGGGGGACCTGATCAGCACCCTGCCGGATCTACAGCTGGCAGAG CGCTACCTACAGAGGTTCGGCTACACCACGGAAGCAGAGGCTAAGATTGGTGGCAGGCAGGTGTCCCTGGGCAAGGCACTGCTCAAGATGCAGAAGCAGCTGGGCCTGGAGGAGACAGGAGAGCTGGATGCTGCCACGCTGGAGGCCATGCGAGCCCCCCGTTGCGGCGTCCCTGATGTGGGAACCTTCCTTACCTTTGAAGGGGACCTCAAGTGGGACCACATGGACCTGACTTACCG GGTGATAAACTACTCCCCCGACCTGGACCGTGCCGTGATCGATGATGCCTTCAGACGGGCGTTCCAAGTGTGGAGTGATGTGACCCCTCTCACCTTCACCCAGATATACAGTGGCGAGGCAGACATCATGATCATGTTTGGCAGCCAAG AGCATGGGGATGGGTACCCCTTCGACGGCAAGGACGGGCTCCTGGCCCATGCCTTTCCTCCAGGCCGGGGCATCCAGGGTGATGCCCACTTTGACGATGATGAGTTCTGGACACTGGGAACTGGCTTAG TGGTGAAGACACGCCACGGGAATGCCAATGGAGCTGAATGCCACTTCCCCTTCATCTTCGAGGGCCGCTCCTACTCCCGGTGCACCAcagaggggcgcaaggatgggcTGCCCTGGTGTGCCACCACCTCCAACTATGACAAGGACAAGAAATATGGCTTCTGCCCCAGCGAAC TCCTCTACACCAATGGTGGCAACAGCGATGGAGCCCCCTGTGTCTTCCCCTTCGTCTTTGATGGCACGTCCTACGATACCTGTACCACAGATGGGCGCTCCGATGGCTACCGCTGGTGTGCCACCACCTCCAACTTTGACCAGGACAAGAAATATGGCTTCTGCCCCAACCGAG ACACGGCAGTGATCGGCGGCAACTCCCAGGGGGACCCGTGCGTCTTTCCCTTCACCTTCCTGGGGCAGTCCTACAGCACCTGCACCAGCCAGGGCCGGCAGGACGGCAAGCTCTGGTGTGCCACCACCAACAACTACGACACTGACAAGAAGTGGGGCTTCTGCCCTGACAGAG GTTACAGCATTTTCCTAGTGGCTGCCCATGAGTTTGGACACTCACTGGGCCTGGACCACTCCAGTGTGCGTGAGGCCCTGATGTACCCCATGTACAGTTACATCCAGGACTTCCAGCTGCACCCCGATGATGTCCAGGGCATACAGTACCTCTACG GTCATGGCTCTGGCCCTAAGCCCACTGCACCTGCACCTGTTCCCACTGAGGaaccccagcccctgcccacaaaggagccccagcctgtgcccacAGAGGAGACCCAGCCCATGCCCACAGAGGCTGGCAGCACCTCCAccactgaggaggaggaggagacgACACCAGAGCCCACAATTGGACCCATTCCTGTGGACCCCAGCCGGGATGCCTGCATGGAGAAGAACTTTGATGCTATCACAGAGATCAATGGGGAGCTGTACTTCTTCAAGGATGG GAAATACTGGACCTACTCATCCTTCTGGAAATCGGGCATCCAGGGTGCCTTCTCTGTTGCTGATACCTGGCCTGGCCTCCCAGACACCATCGATGCTGTTTTCCAGGATTTGCTCACCAAGAGGGTCTTCTTCTTCGCTG GTCGGCAGTTCTGGGTGTTTTCTGGGAAGAGTGTGCTGGGCCCCCGGGGGATCGAGAAGTTGGGTATAGGGAAGGAAGCCGGCCGCCTCTCGGGGGCCCTGCAGCGGGGCCGCGGCAAAGTGCTGCTCTTCAGCGGGGAGAGCTACTGGAG GCTGGACGTGAAGGTTCAGAGGGTGGACAAGGGCTACCCTCGTGCCACCGACGATGTCTTCACCGGCATCCCCCTTGATGCACGCAATGTGTTCCTCTACCAAG GCAAGTACCACTTCTGCCGGGGCAGCTTCTACTGGAGGATGACACCACGCTACCAAGTGGACCGGGTGGGCTACGTCAAGTATGACATcctgcagtgtccccagcaCTGA